The DNA sequence AGATGTTCTACGATGCCGACAACTTTGTTCGCTGGGTCGGCAAGGTCAGAGCTCGGGGCATCAACGTCCCAATCATTCCCGGCATCATGCCCATTGCTACCTACGCCAGCTTCCTTCGCCGCGCCAATCACATGAACTGCAAGATCCCCGAAGAGTGGATGCAGAGACTCGAGCCGGTCAAGAACGACGATGTGGCGGTCAGAGATATCGGGAAGACGCTCGTTGCTGAGCTGTGTCGCAAGATTCTTGCGGCCGGAATTCACCACTTGCACTTTTACACCATGAACTTGGCACAGGCCACCCGcatggtgttggaggagctcGACTGGATGCCATCCCCGGATCGCCCGGTCAAGCAGGCACTCCCCTGGAAGAGGTCTCTTGGCTTGGGTCGCCAGGTCGAGGATGTCCGGCCCATTTTCTGGCGCAATCGCAACAAATCTTACGTTGCTCGCACGCAAGACTGGGACGAGTTCCCCAACGGTCGCTGGGGTGACTCTAGGTCGCCGGCCTTCGGTGAACTGGACGCATATGGTATTGGTCTGACGGGCACCAACGAGCAAAACCGCCAGAAGTGGGGCGAGCCAACTTGCATCCGCGACATCGCCAACCTCTTTGTCCGCTACCTGAACAAGGAGATTGAGTATCTCCCATGGAGTGAGGCACCAGTCGCCGAAGAGGCCGATGTGATCAAGGACTACCTTCTTGACCTCAACAAGCGGGGTCTGATCACGGTAAATTCTCAGCCGGCTGTCAACGGTGTCAAGTCTACCCATCCAGTACACGGATGGGGTCCATCCAAGGGTTATGTCTACCAGAAGGCCTACCTCGAATTGCTCGTTTCCCCAGAAGTCTACCCAGAGATCAAGAAGCGCATTGAGAACCACCCCGATTTGACGTACCACGCGGTGACCAAGTCTGGCATGCTTGAGACCAATGCTCCATCCGACGCGCCCAACGCCGTAACGTGGGGTGTTTTCCCCGGAAAGGAAATTGTTCAGCCTACTATTGTTGAGCGAATTAGTTTCCTCGCCTGGAAGGACGAAGCGTTCCAGTTGGGATCTGACTGGGCTCGCTGCTATGAGGCTGACACCCCAAGCCGTCTGTTGCTCGAGGACATCATGAAGTCGTGGTACTTGGTGAATATCGGTAAGCTATCTtctatttctttttttgttgattTGGTGATACTAACAGTCCTGCACAGTCAACAACGATTTCCACCAAGGAGAGACGCTTTATGAGGTTCTGAAGGATCTCCAGGAGCCCAACTTGGACAAGGTCCCGCAACCACCAGCCACCAATGGCGAAGCTGCCAACGGCGTTGAGGCTTCAACATAATGCCTCTTGAAAGGACACGACTCTGAAGTTGAACTTTTAAGGGTcgtgttttcttttttcaacACATTTGCATGGTCAAATCTAATTTCAACACAGCGTTGCCAATCATGGCAGCAAAGCCCCTTAATCTTCTCCCATCTTCTGCTTCTGTCGGGGACAAGagggaagacgaggagaaAGGAATGCGCATGAAAAATGGTTTAATGAATGAATTTCAACAAGACTCACAGCATTATACAAGAACAGCATTTATCTGGGGCGTTATTTTCAACAATTGATCGTGCATTTTTCTTTTGGACTGTTCGGGTTGGGAGtgtgggagggttgggggggccggcgaacaaaacaaacatcatcatcggggTTGGGGACTTGATTTTTCAACAAAAATTGGGGCATTCAACTGGCATGggtgggatggtgagggaaaaggaaacaaagGAAAACTCAAATGGGGAGTTTTTCATGCATTCATGGAGAGATATCTCAACGATacccaagaggaggaggacgaggaggtaGAGGACAGAGAGAAGGTCACATAGGAATGGGAATTCAATTGATGTGCAACAATGCAACAAATAGATATGAAAACTATCCACTTATACATTTTCGGTCCAAGGTTTACTTTTCTGTATTCAAACTTCAAGCATCTTTGACCCATGCTTACAACCTCTCTATAACAGAATGAATAGACTAGAAGGTATGTAGGGATATCTCTGCCCCTTATCAGCAAGGGCACAGACCATTCTTCCCTGTCTTCTTGACCAAGTGTCATCCCTTCTTGAGCCCCTTTTCCACTAAATCTATCTCGACGTTGTAATTCATCCTCCATCCTTGACCCTTGCCTCACCCTAGACGTGATCTCGCTCCCCAGTGTCTTTTCACTCGTGCCTCGTGTCGCTGTCAGCGGTGACCGGGCTCCAGGGCAGATCCGATGCAAAGCAACGAGCCAAGGCATCCTTTGGgagctccttcttctccttcttgcgATCCTTCTTGGCAGACTTTTTGGTGCTGTCCTGGCCGGAAGAGAAAGGCTGCCAGTGGAAGTTCTTAGATGGCTTCAAAAGAGCATGCAAAATgtaaggggaggaagagagctGACCTTGTCACTTGGGACACGGACTTTTCGAAAGAGGCAGGATTCTGTCCAATTATCAGTGTACACACTGCGACAAGCGATTCACCACAAACTCGAACTGTCAGAGACATATCCAAGGCACCGCACTGTGTAAAGCAGCTGGCGCGCAGGTCAGAAACCTCGACAAGAATCGTGATTAGCCATCTGACATAAGAATCATGACGTTGAGAGCTAATCACGCTTTCTAACATTGCGGGGCTGGCAGCCCCGCAGTGTGATGGATTCATAAGTTCGGAAATCATCCCTAGAGCTCGACatgcatcaccaccaacagagCATCCTTGACCTGCAATCCTCTCCAACGTCCTCTCCAAGGGTCTCGTCGCGGAGAGGATACCTCTAGGTTTTCTTGGTTTGGGTgttggacgaggaggaaaggtTCTGCAGATGCCTCAGTGCTGGGCTGGTGTATGTCGGGATCTGGGGGTGTGTCTGACTGATTATTGTATTGAGTGAGGCCTTTTATGGATGGCCACACTTTTATTCAACTTAAGTGTGGCTACATGCTTGACTATGGTGCGAGGCGGCGATGAGCCAACTCAGCCCACATGGAGACAACCTACGGAAGAGATGAATCCAACACAATCGGTACATGGGACAGCTAGGAAGGACTAGCCTTCACTActatgttttcttttcttgttaTCAAACAAAGCTCCAGACTGGCTTCTGTTTCGCCCGTGTGTGGTCGTGGTGTCCCTTACAATAAATAGGTCTCAATGGTGGCATCCATCCAACTGGACATTCCATCTCTAGCCCAGCCAAGCTTCAAGAAAGGTAAAGTTGTCAAGCTCCTCTCCGTATCCGCCCTCAACATAAAAGATGTGCAAGCACAAACCAACTCTCCTGCCATCCCTAAGACAGCAAAGGCCCCACCAGCCCCCAACGCACAAACCACCTGCCCCAAAACCCCTTTCCAGCTAACGTCGACCATTCATGAGTGTCATTTCCGCATTAGTTTTCACCCAGCAAGAGTTGTATGTTGTACTAAGATGGTATACGTGTTCATCTTGCTGCGGGGGTGCTGGAGTTCGAATCTCGGTTCGAGCACTTACCAGTAATATTTGTTGTAAAATCTTCGGGTTTTTGTTGTCAGCCTTGAGCTGGTGagcttttggcttttttgcAGGACTGAATTTTTTTCGGAATCATATGAGAATGAATGCCTATGGCCTATTTTccttgatgagaagatgggTTTTCGTGTGAGTGGttagaggtggtggtgatgatgtgtggttggttggtgttggtagTCGAGCACATCAGAGGTTTGGGGTTCTATATCGCACACCGCATCCTCCAGATTGACAATTAGCATCATCCAAACAGCGATAGCTTGTCAAAACACAATGTTGAATTTTTCCAAAAAAGAATTGTAACTTTGTTGTTATGATATCCTCTGAGCCCATATATATGTACCATCCTATCCCATACTATGCTGTTTTTTTATTAACTGCTTCtcaatcatcatcaactgctccccaaaatcccctCATacgcatcctccacctctcccgcCAGCTCCAACAAAGCAACAATCACAATCTGATGCACCAAGTTCGGGAGCCTCTCCCTGTGCAACCCAATCCACTCCAGCGGCGGCGTCGCCTCCCCCATATCCCTCAGCTGCGGCGTCTCAATCACCGGCTCCTCCAGCGCCCGGTACTCATACTTGCTCATCGGTACCTGGACCTCCGCCGTGATCTTCTCCGTCTTctcaccttccccttcctttcctttgccttttgtcttgtcttctGTCACCTTGATGCCCGCTACACTTggcagctccctcccccatgTCTGCGCGAGAGTCTTGGCGTGATTAGCCCACATGCCTCTTATGTAGGAAATCCGGCTGTAGTTCCAGCCGACTTCGACCTTGCCCTCAAAAGCCGATTTGAAGATATAGTCTACTTGCTTGGGGGTCGCGATGGCTTGCCAGGTTTGCATCACCGCCTCGACTTGCGGAACCTTGAGGATGGTGCCTCCTCGTGACCCAGTAGCGCTAGTAACGACATCCTCAACCGAGAGCTCAGAGAGCGTCTTTGGGGAAGTCGTGTTCCGTACACCCGCCAACCCAATCCTCAACTGCCCAAGCGTCAACCCCAATATTGAATGGATCCTCCCTTCACCTACACTCGCCGCAAACCTTGCCTGAGCATTGAGCGCCTCCATCTTGAACACCTGATGATCCGAGAACGTGCTGGGGAAAACGCCCAGGTTGACAGCCCTCAacgtcaccaccacatcagTGTCAAGAGAAATCGGACTCTTGCTCACCGCACTCTCAGGATCATTCCTGTCCGGCGACCCTGCTCCCCCATTTTGCGCATTACTcaacctcttcaccaccccttccaccccttccactcGCCTCCGTTTCATgtacctctccacctccttcagccCAACCTCAAATCCTTCCCTTCTTTCTTTTACTAGTCTCTGAATAGCCTGCCACATCGCCACCCCCTGTGCCGCCGAACTCGTAGTGCCGAAGACTTGAACTGCTTCTCCGTCAAAGATGGCGACAAGCCTATCACCCGTCCCGTCTTTGCTTCTGCGAACGTTGTACATCAAGAACTCGAGCTGTCTCACGTCCGCGACGAGGAAGGCCTGGTAGTCAAATGCCGCTTTCACTCTCAGTTGGCTGAACCCGACCGAAGCTTGAATCATAGGCGTCTCGTTCAGCGCTTGCTCCCGTTGCGGCCACTCAATGCTCGTCCGGAGCTTGAAGTCTTGAAGGGTGACAAACCCAGACATCCTCCCCGTAGACTCAATCCCAATCATCTTGAACCCAAGGCAGAGGTTTTGCTCCCAGTCCGACGTCTTTTTGCTAGAAACCCAAAAGTCATTGATCGAAAAGGTCGACTTCCCCAACGCCTGTCCCAAATCAACGTTGATCTTCAGTGCCGTGATACTGATACTCGCCGTCCAGGGAAACGCCGCCGTCCGAGCCACCTGTTGATACCGCTGAACAAGATGCCCCTGCGACGTCTCCGTAGCAAGCTTAGCAATcggtgaagaagcagcaTCCACCATCGGAttctccagcacctcccTCGGCAGCCAAATCTCCCTAAACAGCAAAAAGTCCTGGAGCTGCTTCGCATTGACCGAGACCTCCATGGGACTGACTTTGAGAATCGCCGAAACTCCGCTCGTGCCACTGACATGCCTACTGTTCAACAGCGAGAGCACAATCGACTGCACCTTGAAGCTCCCCGTCGGCTCGCGAGAGTAGACATGCTTGACAGAAGCCTGCAGGTTGGTGAACGCGCCCGACAAGGCAAAGAAGTTCCCGTGGTCGATCGAGCGGACCGTGTTGGCGGTGAAGTAAACATCCTCAAAGCTCGCCGTAGCAGCCACCTGAGCAATAGGATGACAGCTCAGCGAAAACTCCTGCTTGCAGATCCTCAACCCAAGGTTGAGTTTCATCCGCCCCAACACAGCCGTCGGGTCTGCCGTGAGGATACtatcctcctcgacaagcttgaCCTTGGCCGCGATGTTCTCCGCCTGTGACTGCGCAGCACTCGGTTGTTTCTTGCGATCATTCTCCCTGCTGCTAACGACATGCTTGATGCTATTGCTGATATCAACAATCAGCGGCACCACCGACGGCGAAAGAATATTCGTCGACGGATCCAACTTCACCTCCGCATGAAGCGACGGATCATCCCTCGCATTATCCCTATACTCCACCTTCCACGCCAGCCCAGGAGATCTCAACACGGTGCTCCCCGCTGTTGTCCCATCATGACCCTGCCGTGTCCCCGGCCTCACAGCAACCCTCGTCGCACTCACAATATCATCCGGCGCCTTCTTCCCACTCAAAtgcaccaccgcccccgcaaAATCGGCATCCACCAGCAACGACTCCATCCTCTTTTTCCCAAAAATACTAGTACCAGTCTTCCTCTCACTCACTTCTTGCGTCCTGTCAGGCGAAACCGGCTCCGAACTACCCATCCTCTTGTTCACAACCGGATTCCAATTCTGCGACGCCCTCTGCACATTCCTAAGGCTCAAACTAATCGAATCATTCAGCTTCGCCGCCGGAATAATACACCCACTCGTCAGCCTCAAGTCCAAGCTCTTCCCAACCGCCTGGAaagccaacctcctcgcctctGCCGTAGAGACATACGCCAGCTTGAAAATAATCTCCGGCAACAACGCCGAATTCGGCGATCTGACCTTCTTGTCTTGCTGGGCAGGGTTGACCATCTGCAGCTGCAAATTCTCAATCGTCAACCTCGCCGagttcctcgtcctcgtcccaAACTCGATCCGTTCAAGCGACAAAACAAGATCCTCcttatcatcatcctccatcatctccagctcaccaccaccaccaccaccaccaaccaaccaagcaACCAGAATATCCTGCATCTCAAAAGTATAAGTAACACTCGAGAAAAACGCATCAATAAtatctcccccttcttcctccccctcctcttcaccccgcgcttttccctccccatcattAATCATaatcctcggcctcgactgCCTCAACTTTTTCAAATACTCCAGCTCCTTGCTCGTGTCAAGATCCTTGATCTTATCCCCCATGTACCccaacacatcaacaacagtcGACACCGTCTCAGGCGAGAGCTCAACCCGAAACCCATCACTCTTGACATTAaaaaacctcctctcctcctcctcctccccatcttctccccgTTGCGAActccccgtcaccaccgccccaaaAGCCACACTCCCACAACTCCTCataccaccatcccccccatcatcacgtCCCTTCCTAATCTcaaacctcacccccctcaagTTAACATCAAACTGCGGATGACTCAACGTAGGCCCGTGCCCGTCCACCCGGTTGTTAACCCCCACATGAACCCTATCAAGCCTAAACAGCACATTCGCCACCACCGGTTCCTTCTCCGACGGCAGAGGACTATTCCcaaacacctccaaccccgcaAACGTGAGGTTGGTCGAGTAAGCCATTATCGTCTCggtcttcttgtccttgttaAGCGGTTTATCCTGCTGCTTGTGGTGGCCAACAACGTCATCGACATGCTCTCGTATAACCCtcccctgctgctgcaactCACTAACAGCATTGGAGATCTCAGGCCTGTTGAGCGCAGAAAGGAGGCTGTACACAGCCGACGCATCAAGCTGCACCAGTTCCACAGACGAGTACACGCTGATCGTGTGCTCGCCCGGTTCAATGTGGCTTATTATCCTCCCGCTCGCGGGCGGGATCTGAAGGAGCGAGATGCTGCGGGCGACATTGTTGACCCTGACTTGGATGTCGTGCTGGTTTTCCTTgatgtcaaagtcaaagatgAGCTCCTTGCCAAAGTCGGCTGCCATGGCGGCTCTGGAGACGGTGCCGTGGATGGTGTATGTGAGGGAGCGAAGGAGGGGCACGGTGATGGTGTATTGGTCCATAAAGAGCGCGGCGTTGGCCTTGAAGGCGGATAGTCGGTCTGctatcttcttcttcggggGCGAAGGGTTTCtgggtgaaggggggaggagttggtctTTTAGTTTGTACAGCTGTGCAAACTCGTCGCGGACTAGCAGGTCGAGGACTTCTGCGAGGGTGACGGGGTCTTGTCTGATTGTCAGGTTCATGTACTGGTTGCTTGCCGTTGTCTTGATCGTGTGGGAATCGGTGGTTTGCGTTGCTTGGAGCTCGTGCGAGACGAATACACTCGGCTGTTCGAGCACCAGCTTGGCAAGCTTCTGGTGATGGCTGCGAAGACTGGAGGACACAGAGTCGCAGCTCAGAATACCGTTCGTGTTCAATGTATTGTCGGCTTTTCTCGTAGCCAATACTGAAATCTTGGTCCCGTTGCTGAAAGACGATGAGTAGAGGTTGACAGCTTCCAAGATGAGAGAGCCATGGTCGAGAGACAGGACGCCGTGAACTGTCTGTCTCTGAACCTTGACGGGTGTCTTTGGTCTAGGTGCATTCTCTGGCTCAGGCTCCGGTTCCGGTTTGCTTTGcatcttcttggccatcCTCAAGATACTGCTCGCCAGTTCGCAAAGCTCCCAGTTCAAGCTGACAGCAGCATCCTCGCAGTGAACATTGACGAGTACGGCAGGCTGATCACCCGCCTGGTTCTGAAGAGCAGGTTTGACCTGCAGTCTCGTCGTAAGATCCACCAGCGTAACAGCATTCTGCTTCGGTCCCGGATTCAAAGCAACTTGAAACTGCTTGATCCTCGCAACAGCCATTACCGGCTTGTCCGAGCCCCCATTACTCTGCGCCTTCGCCGGCGGTCCAAAAACAATATTTAATAGCACGCTTTCGGAAACATTCTCCAAatcccaactcctccactTCTCAAAAgccgacaccacctcctgccTGAGCTGGGCCGATGCTTTCGTCAGCGGCGCAAAACAGTCCATCTTGATCTGCTCCCCTATTGACGGAGCCAAAACCGACCAAGTCTGGCGAAGACGCATGATCAGTTTCCAAGAATCATACGTTCTCAAATGCTGAGACGCCGAGCGAAGCACCGATGAAGGCCGTATGAGAAACGAAGGATCTTGAATATTCTTGCCGGAAGAAACAAGCCGTCGAACCAGATTCCGAGATCTGACACCCTCTTGTGACGACACCTCAGCAAACACCTTCCCGAGGTCAGCCCCCAGAACACCGGCACGGTGAATCAACGAGGCTAGATAATCAACCTTCTCAGACGAAGTACTGCTCTGGATATTCCCAATCTCAACATCAAGATAAGAGACATCCTTGGtccccatcgccgccgccaaattGTCGATGCGAGCCACCGCAGCTGCCTGAGCCCCCGCCATGTCCTGATACCGCTCAGTGGCAGAAACAGCAGCCGAATCCAGACGAACGTGGAAAGAAGTCCGAGCCTCTTTCGACTCGGGTTTGAACGCATCCTTCCACGTTGTTTCCGTCCGGGAGGTAAGCACCAGCTTCGAAAGCGCAACATCATACTGGTCCTGCTCGTCCATAGGCTGCTCAATCGAGTTCGGATCAGACGAATTAACAAGCCGCAAGTTGGCATGTGGCAGCTTGACCAATATATCACCAATACGTCCCTTCAAATGCTGGTCCTTCTGCATGTCCAAAACCTCCTGAACAGAGCTGATTTGCATAGCGTCAAGAATAACATCAGGATCAACAGGCTGCAGAGCCCCCAGCAGCGTCGCGACATGCCGCAATGATGTTGGGTTGCAAAAAGCCGTCAAGCCATTGGGGAACTCAACAAGAACACCAGTGTACGGCAACTCTTCGCTGAGTTGACTAGGATCGATATCCCCAAGATTAAAGTCTGACGAGTCAaaatcatcgtcgtcatcgtccgcCTCTATGCTCTGTAGCAGCACCTCCTTATGGCTTGGCTTGACGTTCTCAAGCGGAAAGTACGGCGCAAAATACTGGCTGGAAAATGCAACCGTATTGTGAACCACGTCTTGACGCTGTTGGCTATCCTCTGGAGCGCTGTAAAAGGCAGAATGGCGAGTT is a window from the Podospora pseudocomata strain CBS 415.72m chromosome 6, whole genome shotgun sequence genome containing:
- the CSF1 gene encoding Macrophage colony-stimulating factor 1 receptor (EggNog:ENOG503NVH8; COG:S); protein product: MSGWFSNETAFNAQFCGILIACGVLSTFSLLYFNRVFASIVSWGIRTYTWHQYRIYIDIQALQISLLAGRIFFTGLRYHGNNETILVQNGHITWAYWLRRVRHVEIGKAKGKGNKQDVASDEQSRRTPCRVVVSLRGLEWFIYNRSPAYDSIVAGLSNSEKLVDEVYHGLDDKDVPAGPPSRLCRRRSRRSSASRSPSAGRFTTQNDRSDTQEKRRDSFLSSASDTGRDEESSSPSGVDDIPLFLQTLPIHLKCKGAAMVMGNENTTAVLIVKTESFSGEIDATATETDTTDPYRQCFRLKFKHPVIEMKENPDFKEDQVNRAEREKQSAQGSLSPPKKRSFLRGQKSRLREGLRGFIPFWNKSVESFSPSSRGIGTAASQVPGSGHWQGLSRYLSEEAEDQKSRWSSIEYAAVPTLLDSPEATLTIYWDVPGLVQPMTASPAEKAPELLSNINGDEPPAWVIKLSINGGSVNYGPWADRHRAELQRIFVPSLCKDAVPTPHLVPGAYRVPTQFKFYLELEDTTNIRLPVREESKNWRWKGKEPDPNNNTRAKETRKSRARSKKSDQAAEVHQRPYGWLDIKAPVNTTVTYSMDMTAGSSGYSNSLNVDFPSTEISSSINHEVLWKSGRQRISCDLSTPLRWNSLRQWHFNIASDDLSLFLLRDHIFLLTDLVDDWTTGPPPDYMVFTPFRYHLNLQLQNVRIFLNLNDANIINSPTDLDDNTFLIISSPLLRCVTSVPIDTFRPSKNAIPFEIRAENASVDLHVPPWNTQAPFLTSKEVGHLENLVIDGAYHYNATTSPSNIDTIVLNISGQSPVAQLHGFLVRYMLVLKDNYFGEDVHFKTLEEYQDMLRLKANDPSAELANKPPPKKTNDLDVILSIRADDPKILLPVNLYSCQRHIQIDTANLALDLRFTNYYMDMELTLAPLNLSLGNTESGAETPISATSSTQLFVDGITVYGHRLFGLPPAEPTYMCNWDLSVGAVTGECTAEFLTTLVSAGKAFVFCLDDEENALIILSSIVVYDVTFLRVFVDSLRIWIHVEEAAFLLSTGLIDVNFNDWAGSHYSKRANVKIPDVKLSCVNAESATRYKTRPQHPVETDALVETSVRLAMIGRKANFSEERRLQQELIRRHDQRTHRTPFLVLPGFTDDFVPEPVDPPSQSVPPVPLPLTIADVGGDDRASLNSRGTSRRSRGLRHKSSLLSIASSGQSSILKPASSPRPSGLGKQSDQYLRSPVRHRFGGRGSLHGRELSPSTRHSAFYSAPEDSQQRQDVVHNTVAFSSQYFAPYFPLENVKPSHKEVLLQSIEADDDDDDFDSSDFNLGDIDPSQLSEELPYTGVLVEFPNGLTAFCNPTSLRHVATLLGALQPVDPDVILDAMQISSVQEVLDMQKDQHLKGRIGDILVKLPHANLRLVNSSDPNSIEQPMDEQDQYDVALSKLVLTSRTETTWKDAFKPESKEARTSFHVRLDSAAVSATERYQDMAGAQAAAVARIDNLAAAMGTKDVSYLDVEIGNIQSSTSSEKVDYLASLIHRAGVLGADLGKVFAEVSSQEGVRSRNLVRRLVSSGKNIQDPSFLIRPSSVLRSASQHLRTYDSWKLIMRLRQTWSVLAPSIGEQIKMDCFAPLTKASAQLRQEVVSAFEKWRSWDLENVSESVLLNIVFGPPAKAQSNGGSDKPVMAVARIKQFQVALNPGPKQNAVTLVDLTTRLQVKPALQNQAGDQPAVLVNVHCEDAAVSLNWELCELASSILRMAKKMQSKPEPEPEPENAPRPKTPVKVQRQTVHGVLSLDHGSLILEAVNLYSSSFSNGTKISVLATRKADNTLNTNGILSCDSVSSSLRSHHQKLAKLVLEQPSVFVSHELQATQTTDSHTIKTTASNQYMNLTIRQDPVTLAEVLDLLVRDEFAQLYKLKDQLLPPSPRNPSPPKKKIADRLSAFKANAALFMDQYTITVPLLRSLTYTIHGTVSRAAMAADFGKELIFDFDIKENQHDIQVRVNNVARSISLLQIPPASGRIISHIEPGEHTISVYSSVELVQLDASAVYSLLSALNRPEISNAVSELQQQGRVIREHVDDVVGHHKQQDKPLNKDKKTETIMAYSTNLTFAGLEVFGNSPLPSEKEPVVANVLFRLDRVHVGVNNRVDGHGPTLSHPQFDVNLRGVRFEIRKGRDDGGDGGMRSCGSVAFGAVVTGSSQRGEDGEEEEERRFFNVKSDGFRVELSPETVSTVVDVLGYMGDKIKDLDTSKELEYLKKLRQSRPRIMINDGEGKARGEEEGEEEGGDIIDAFFSSVTYTFEMQDILVAWLVGGGGGGGELEMMEDDDKEDLVLSLERIEFGTRTRNSARLTIENLQLQMVNPAQQDKKVRSPNSALLPEIIFKLAYVSTAEARRLAFQAVGKSLDLRLTSGCIIPAAKLNDSISLSLRNVQRASQNWNPVVNKRMGSSEPVSPDRTQEVSERKTGTSIFGKKRMESLLVDADFAGAVVHLSGKKAPDDIVSATRVAVRPGTRQGHDGTTAGSTVLRSPGLAWKVEYRDNARDDPSLHAEVKLDPSTNILSPSVVPLIVDISNSIKHVVSSRENDRKKQPSAAQSQAENIAAKVKLVEEDSILTADPTAVLGRMKLNLGLRICKQEFSLSCHPIAQVAATASFEDVYFTANTVRSIDHGNFFALSGAFTNLQASVKHVYSREPTGSFKVQSIVLSLLNSRHVSGTSGVSAILKVSPMEVSVNAKQLQDFLLFREIWLPREVLENPMVDAASSPIAKLATETSQGHLVQRYQQVARTAAFPWTASISITALKINVDLGQALGKSTFSINDFWVSSKKTSDWEQNLCLGFKMIGIESTGRMSGFVTLQDFKLRTSIEWPQREQALNETPMIQASVGFSQLRVKAAFDYQAFLVADVRQLEFLMYNVRRSKDGTGDRLVAIFDGEAVQVFGTTSSAAQGVAMWQAIQRLVKERREGFEVGLKEVERYMKRRRVEGVEGVVKRLSNAQNGGAGSPDRNDPESAVSKSPISLDTDVVVTLRAVNLGVFPSTFSDHQVFKMEALNAQARFAASVGEGRIHSILGLTLGQLRIGLAGVRNTTSPKTLSELSVEDVVTSATGSRGGTILKVPQVEAVMQTWQAIATPKQVDYIFKSAFEGKVEVGWNYSRISYIRGMWANHAKTLAQTWGRELPSVAGIKVTEDKTKGKGKEGEGEKTEKITAEVQVPMSKYEYRALEEPVIETPQLRDMGEATPPLEWIGLHRERLPNLVHQIVIVALLELAGEVEDAYEGILGSS
- the MET13 gene encoding methylenetetrahydrofolate reductase (NAD(P)H) met13 (EggNog:ENOG503NWPE; COG:E), translating into MHIREMLADAERTGAPSFSFEYFPPKTTQGVQNLYDRMERMNNFGPKFIDITWGAGGRIAELTCEMVVQAQTYLGLETCMHLTCTDMGEEKVNDALRKAYKAGCTNILALRGDPPREKEKWEAAEGGFRYARDLVQHIRKSYHEHFDIGVAGYPEGCDDNKDEDLLLDHLKEKVDAGATFIVTQMFYDADNFVRWVGKVRARGINVPIIPGIMPIATYASFLRRANHMNCKIPEEWMQRLEPVKNDDVAVRDIGKTLVAELCRKILAAGIHHLHFYTMNLAQATRMVLEELDWMPSPDRPVKQALPWKRSLGLGRQVEDVRPIFWRNRNKSYVARTQDWDEFPNGRWGDSRSPAFGELDAYGIGLTGTNEQNRQKWGEPTCIRDIANLFVRYLNKEIEYLPWSEAPVAEEADVIKDYLLDLNKRGLITVNSQPAVNGVKSTHPVHGWGPSKGYVYQKAYLELLVSPEVYPEIKKRIENHPDLTYHAVTKSGMLETNAPSDAPNAVTWGVFPGKEIVQPTIVERISFLAWKDEAFQLGSDWARCYEADTPSRLLLEDIMKSWYLVNIVNNDFHQGETLYEVLKDLQEPNLDKVPQPPATNGEAANGVEAST